A region from the Zymomonas mobilis subsp. mobilis ATCC 10988 genome encodes:
- a CDS encoding type II toxin-antitoxin system YafQ family toxin has translation MRKVLLEKQFKKDAKKNFLEFVTPAWAEILNCLCQDLELPPRYRDHALSGNWLGFRDCHVKPDLVLIYMKNGDDYVQLVRLGSHSELFG, from the coding sequence ATGCGTAAGGTCTTGCTTGAAAAACAATTCAAAAAAGACGCTAAAAAGAATTTTCTAGAGTTTGTTACCCCCGCATGGGCAGAAATTTTAAACTGCCTTTGTCAAGATTTGGAACTCCCGCCAAGATATAGAGATCATGCCCTTTCAGGTAATTGGCTTGGCTTTAGAGATTGCCATGTAAAACCGGATTTAGTGCTAATTTATATGAAGAATGGCGATGATTATGTTCAATTAGTACGTTTGGGAAGCCATTCTGAACTATTTGGGTAG
- a CDS encoding type II toxin-antitoxin system RelB/DinJ family antitoxin, protein MATTSFNLRLDQDLRDRAFPVLERYGLSAAQAFKLFLNQVAETKTIPLSFDYAKDEPNTTTQKAMLEALRRTDFSEAFTAAEALKVLQENHDA, encoded by the coding sequence ATGGCGACAACAAGTTTCAATCTGCGATTGGATCAGGATTTGCGGGATCGAGCCTTTCCGGTATTAGAGCGTTATGGATTAAGCGCAGCGCAGGCATTTAAGTTATTTTTAAATCAAGTGGCCGAGACCAAAACGATTCCGCTATCTTTCGATTATGCTAAAGATGAGCCCAATACGACCACACAAAAAGCGATGCTGGAGGCATTAAGGCGCACTGATTTTTCGGAAGCCTTTACGGCAGCAGAGGCCTTGAAAGTATTACAAGAGAACCATGATGCGTAA
- a CDS encoding transcriptional regulator, producing MTRHASSETTKIEKVRQWLREERNSRGWSANRLAKEAKLSAEARGKISDIKQQTISAFENRQTKGIPEWVTFVAAAFEDHPTPSVIKNITEAKCTEASVKLPTQTELRKMLLGLLAPMEIGSPDSWNLKQKIASSLAQRLPIVMTQPQIFHTEI from the coding sequence ATGACGAGACATGCATCATCTGAAACAACAAAGATCGAAAAGGTGCGGCAATGGCTCCGTGAGGAAAGAAATTCTCGCGGATGGAGTGCTAATAGATTAGCAAAAGAAGCCAAACTCTCGGCAGAAGCTCGTGGCAAAATATCAGATATAAAACAGCAAACTATATCTGCATTCGAAAATAGACAGACAAAGGGTATCCCAGAATGGGTAACTTTTGTAGCAGCCGCGTTTGAAGATCATCCAACGCCTTCGGTAATAAAGAATATTACTGAGGCAAAATGCACGGAAGCCTCGGTAAAATTACCTACTCAAACAGAACTCCGAAAAATGCTGCTTGGTTTGTTAGCTCCGATGGAAATCGGAAGCCCAGACTCATGGAATCTTAAACAAAAAATAGCATCATCGCTTGCGCAAAGACTACCTATTGTGATGACGCAACCGCAGATATTCCATACTGAGATTTAA
- a CDS encoding GapR family DNA-binding domain-containing protein produces the protein MSSIHATEELTEKLQSIIRLEEEKARLDGQIAEAYRDLKGQKYDIKKAKLAVSRSRKGHPENSIRILINQIVNDRAMSRKLVP, from the coding sequence ATGAGTTCTATTCATGCGACCGAAGAGCTGACTGAAAAGCTCCAATCCATTATCCGTCTTGAAGAAGAAAAGGCGCGTTTGGATGGCCAGATTGCCGAAGCCTATCGGGATCTGAAAGGCCAGAAATACGACATCAAGAAGGCCAAGCTTGCGGTCAGCCGTTCGCGAAAAGGGCATCCTGAAAATTCTATTCGTATTCTGATCAACCAGATCGTCAATGATCGGGCGATGAGCCGGAAGCTTGTCCCGTGA
- a CDS encoding helix-turn-helix domain-containing protein, whose translation MTASFSSSSHFVASSPMSSSLNADLSSSDSASSATLSASSVLSPKPNLAPAPLSAELSSMSPNLVSPLEVADLSLPISASSSLSLASPLRATILPDSSTAPLPSSPSSMSFEGSPFVDRLGRFKRGTYRSMLMQTGMSYDHAKDMADLAAEEFKNAKKREPVGATYDRQSPPLANSANPEIPASNTNREVTAPASEAFDEIEYFDQMVSNGVDPETAADIARKTAIARRRDPLERATRNKTRRRTPDPVHRDSYEVGEREKSVWKPVNPQEIGAYLEAVDQYSIKTKGLSDKAVRLLKMLFRMVDFKTGRLEPTLDTICDRVGYARATVVKLLRQLQDLGFIRWIRRSIKIKADGKGPRRKQTSNAYGFLSPKAWPELARQVFERVMRRRNAPIPDDIDHAQEADKAETKAIVESLPPEDFVKAISGDKEPTELTDSLIQLAKSIERAEQREQEEQVKKAAQADQEGVKTPSQTPKEDTSKKPLISDNQREFNSYTLSCYTYLSNSNHTKLKTKEENKDCTDPATTDSADTIYDRKTDNDPFLLTLKARGYRLDQITACLNHRDKRKKNRWMPLSPDETARLLIQTRQMKP comes from the coding sequence ATGACCGCCTCTTTTTCCTCATCGTCTCATTTCGTGGCGTCATCTCCTATGTCTTCTTCACTTAATGCCGATCTGTCCTCTTCTGACTCTGCCTCTTCTGCAACCCTCTCCGCATCCTCTGTTCTTTCTCCAAAGCCCAATCTCGCGCCTGCCCCATTATCCGCTGAGTTGTCTTCTATGTCGCCTAACCTTGTATCGCCTTTGGAAGTTGCTGACTTATCCTTGCCGATCTCCGCTTCGTCTTCGCTATCCTTGGCTTCTCCATTACGTGCTACCATCTTACCAGATTCTTCTACAGCTCCATTACCTTCATCTCCCTCCTCTATGTCTTTTGAAGGTAGCCCTTTTGTGGACAGGTTGGGGCGTTTCAAGCGCGGCACTTATCGTTCAATGCTGATGCAGACGGGAATGTCCTACGACCATGCAAAAGACATGGCTGATCTCGCTGCTGAGGAATTTAAAAACGCCAAAAAAAGGGAGCCTGTCGGTGCGACATATGACCGCCAATCACCTCCCTTGGCCAATAGCGCTAATCCCGAAATTCCGGCCTCAAATACCAATCGTGAGGTTACCGCCCCCGCATCAGAAGCATTCGACGAAATCGAATATTTTGACCAGATGGTTTCAAACGGCGTTGATCCTGAAACCGCTGCCGATATTGCCCGTAAAACAGCTATTGCAAGACGTAGAGATCCTCTCGAAAGAGCCACCCGCAATAAAACACGTCGTCGGACTCCTGATCCTGTCCACCGTGACTCTTATGAGGTGGGCGAGCGCGAGAAGTCGGTCTGGAAGCCGGTCAATCCGCAAGAGATCGGTGCCTATCTGGAAGCGGTCGATCAATATTCGATCAAAACCAAGGGCTTAAGCGATAAGGCCGTTCGCCTTTTAAAGATGCTGTTTCGGATGGTCGACTTTAAAACTGGCCGTCTGGAGCCAACCCTCGACACAATATGCGATCGTGTCGGCTATGCCCGTGCGACGGTCGTTAAATTACTGCGGCAATTACAGGATTTAGGCTTCATCCGCTGGATACGCCGATCAATCAAGATCAAAGCGGATGGCAAAGGCCCCCGCCGCAAGCAGACCAGTAACGCCTACGGCTTCTTGTCTCCCAAGGCTTGGCCAGAGTTGGCCAGACAGGTTTTCGAGCGTGTGATGCGCCGGAGGAACGCACCTATTCCTGACGATATCGACCACGCCCAAGAGGCGGACAAAGCCGAAACCAAGGCTATCGTTGAAAGCTTGCCGCCCGAAGATTTCGTCAAAGCGATATCGGGCGATAAAGAGCCAACAGAGTTAACAGATTCGTTAATACAGCTCGCCAAATCTATCGAGCGTGCTGAACAACGGGAACAGGAAGAGCAGGTTAAGAAGGCAGCACAGGCTGACCAAGAAGGGGTTAAAACACCTTCCCAAACACCTAAGGAGGATACCTCAAAAAAACCCCTAATCTCGGACAATCAACGCGAGTTCAATTCTTATACTCTATCCTGTTATACTTATTTATCTAATAGCAACCATACAAAACTAAAAACCAAAGAAGAAAATAAGGACTGCACTGATCCTGCTACCACAGACAGTGCAGATACTATTTATGATCGAAAAACTGACAACGATCCTTTCCTCTTAACTCTT